Part of the Plectropomus leopardus isolate mb unplaced genomic scaffold, YSFRI_Pleo_2.0 unplaced_scaffold27535, whole genome shotgun sequence genome is shown below.
CTTCTTGGGCCTGAGTTTCTGCCTCTGGGCCCACGAGGTCAAAAGCTGGCTGGTGCTGCCGAGTCAACAAATCAGGGGTGAGCAGAGATATTAATCTGATGAAATGTTGGGTTTCTGCAGGATTCACTGACAGAAGTGTAaaatttttaagacatttttaataccATGGTCAGAGTGATATTTTCACCATTTCACCTTGCCTTCAGTCAGCCCTCTCATCATAATATACTAACCTGTGTCAGGTCACGTGGAGAAAACGTTTTTAGAAAGACTTTGGAATTGCCATCCCTATAATCTCACAATTTTAGTGTTGTACTAGACCAAGTTGTTATGGTTAATGTTATCCTGTCTCTTatcattttccccttttattgTAATGTTGTACTTGAttttataaattacatttttatgtaaatttattttattgtctgttaatttattgttgaattatttgtaatataaattggtgtttttgtattgtatttgtgactgtgttgtttgtatattttgaggaaaaatctaaataaaatatgcaaataaaccctaaaaaataaaataaaatggaccctttgaaacttttcaGACCCGCAGGTACTCTGTCATACAGATTTGATTTGTCGATCAGCTCAGACGTACCCAGAGGTTCTCTGCTGGTACATTAACGTGTTGGGTTCATTCACTCCCAGAGTCCTCTCATGCGAGGAATCCTGCTGGCACCCAATCACAGTCGTCTCTGTGTCTTCCTGGAAGTTCGGGGACCAGTGAAGCTTCTCCCTCACTGGACCACCGTCCTCATCGTCCCCTGGAGACACAGCAGGTTCCAGACCTGTTTCCCAGGCAGACAGAGTCCCGTACCCGCTGCTGAGCACGGTGGTCGCCCGCTCCTCCCCCTGGTTGGCGGTCTCTGATCTAGGGAGCGGAGGTGAAGGGGAGCTAAAAGGGGTGTGGGCCGGGGCTGCCAGGCTGTCATTGTCACTGGCTCCAGTTTTGGGGACTGTGCAGTCACTGGAGATGAGGGGGAAGATAAAGTCCTTTGTGTTGGTGGAAGTTTTGATCCCCGAAGTTGGAGAGAACTCAGTGTGCGGCTGGACGCTGGCCTGGCGGTTCTGGAGCTGAACCAGAGCTTTGATTTCATCCTGAAtcaactggagaaaaaaaagcacatcattgtttcactgcaaaaacaaatatttgaccaTCATGATAACGAGATGGAGGCTTACCTGTATTTGGCACTGGTATTGTTCTTGCTGAGCGAGTATTTGCTCTTGGTATTGCTTCTCGACCAGCTGAAACAGATGCAACCATCGGCCCTgatgcagaaaaacagcaaactaaGCATCATGTACAGCAGTGATGCACCATAACAAGTACTGCAACCAATACTGATAAACCCATCATTTCCAGATTCTCGTGGCCGATAAGATACCAGCGGAGAAAGACAGCGGAGCGGGCACTGGCAGAGCGGAAACCAGCGGAGGCACCGGCAGAAaatgagagtggagcggacaccggcagagacaccgaCAGAGACACCGGCAGAAAGGAGggcggacattcagagacactggcagagaatgAAAGCGGAgcagacaccagcggagacaccggcgaagaatgagagcagagcggacaccagcagagacaccaGCGGAAACAGAgggcggacattcggagacactaGCGGAGAttgagagcagagcggacaccCACGGACaattagtgggaaaaaaaaaagtatttggaaaaaaagaagaaatttgtGAACACAATGactgagtaaataaaaaagtatgtaGAAACGGGATTTGCAGGGCGCCCAGTAgttcagttggtagagcggccGCCCCATGTTCAGAGGCTGTGTCATCaccgcagcagccgcaggtttcAATTacagccttggccctttgctgcatttcatcccctctctctctccctttcacgcTCAAACTGTCCTGTCTCAAATAAAGCcaaaagccaagaaaaaaaaaacgtaaaaaaaaaaaggtgatatgCATTAagaaaaacttatttttgaCTGAATTTGCCTGCATACTGCTTGTGtacacatatatgtgtatgtatttgtgaaGGGAAGCAGCTGCGCACCACTGCGACTGTGATGCAATCTCccttcagagagagagaggtgataAACAAAGGAACAACAATTCTCTGGTGATTTGGCCATATAATAATTCATCAGTATGTAGTATGTAATCTAAAGGGCCTCAAGCCTGATGAACTACGCAGCCAAGAGTCTTTGTGTTGCAGCACATCACAGTTGTCTGTTCCCTACAAATCACACTCTGTGTCCAAAAAGATCAGCTGCAGTGtggtgctctgtgtgtgtgtgtgtgtgtgtgtgtgtgtgtgtgtgtgtgtgtgtgtgtgtgtgtgtgtgtgtgtgtgtgtgtgtgtgtgtgtgtgtgtgtgtgtgtggtgttggggtctttgtgaatgtgtgtgtctgtcttacTGTCAGGTGTGATccgcacaaaaaataaaagtgacagcTCAGAAATGAGGCTGCCAGCTGCCAAATGCAAGAACAACTGCTAACCACAGCAGCTAACCCCAACTTCACTTTCAACGTCATCAGCGTGCATCTACACTCTCAGTTCCCCATTTTATAATATAGTGACCGCCTCTCAGGCTCTGTGGTGTTTTCCCACCTCGCAATCCTTCCAGATCTCAGGGTCGGTCTCTCCGCTGCTCTGGATCTCCTGCACCAAAGCCCTCAGGGTCTCCAGGGAGCTCGGGTTGATGAATGGGAGGCTCTTCCCTTGTTCGAACGCTTCATCTGTGCTCAGACACAGACTCCTGCAATAAATCATATGTTAAATCACATACTGCAGCTAAGTCTTGgtatatactgtgtgtgcaaGATGTagattaaccctctgaaacccagATAGACattcttttcttgtgctgcgttcaaatgcT
Proteins encoded:
- the LOC121937816 gene encoding M-phase phosphoprotein 9-like translates to SLCLSTDEAFEQGKSLPFINPSSLETLRALVQEIQSSGETDPEIWKDCEGRWLHLFQLVEKQYQEQILAQQEQYQCQIQLIQDEIKALVQLQNRQASVQPHTEFSPTSGIKTSTNTKDFIFPLISSDCTVPKTGASDNDSLAAPAHTPFSSPSPPLPRSETANQGEERATTVLSSGYGTLSAWETGLEPAVSPGDDEDGGPVREKLHWSPNFQEDTETTVIGCQQDSSHERTLGVNEPNTLMYQQRTSGTSQLLTSWAQRQKLRPKKSKAGPASSQTAEHQEQPRSLKDPHKQNAPESSDLQDQ